In the Flavobacterium sp. J372 genome, one interval contains:
- a CDS encoding SET domain-containing protein, translating into MIHPDTEVRFINDVVGYGVVAKKFIPKGTITWVQDDLDRIFTEADIEKLNPNVRTYLETYCFTNSKGESVLCWDHARQVNHSFNPSCMSTAYDFEIAIRDIQPGEQLTDDYGYLNVSDPFEAEDEGTDRKVVYPDDILKYHEMWDDLIKQNLQNIAAVSQPLQKFITEKTWNEFSRVIRGESELRSIKSCYFNREKVNR; encoded by the coding sequence ATGATACACCCTGATACCGAGGTCCGATTTATAAACGATGTTGTGGGCTATGGCGTGGTTGCCAAAAAATTTATCCCGAAAGGCACCATAACCTGGGTACAGGACGATCTTGACAGAATCTTTACCGAAGCAGATATTGAGAAGCTCAATCCAAATGTGCGTACGTATCTCGAAACCTACTGCTTTACCAACAGCAAAGGCGAGAGCGTGCTGTGCTGGGACCATGCCCGGCAGGTAAACCACAGTTTTAACCCAAGCTGTATGAGTACGGCTTATGATTTTGAAATTGCCATCCGCGATATACAACCGGGCGAGCAGCTTACTGATGACTATGGCTACCTTAACGTGAGCGACCCTTTTGAAGCAGAAGATGAGGGTACAGACCGTAAAGTGGTTTACCCTGATGATATTTTGAAATATCACGAAATGTGGGATGACCTGATTAAGCAGAACCTGCAAAATATTGCTGCCGTAAGCCAGCCCCTTCAAAAATTCATAACCGAGAAAACCTGGAATGAATTCAGCAGAGTGATAAGGGGAGAGAGTGAGCTCCGCTCTATCAAAAGTTGCTATTTCAACCGTGAAAAAGTAAACCGCTGA
- a CDS encoding beta-ketoacyl synthase N-terminal-like domain-containing protein, with protein sequence MVLLSGKAISTLKQIYMIWRWGGQAVSVAALSENLKHEVEALKHSEHKYIHLDDSVLYAILASRKAIEQAGWGNDSTFGINIGSSRGATGLFENNHSEFISTGKTNVHTSPATTLGNISSWVAHDLNSSGPDISHSITCSTSLHAILNGIAWLNAGMADKFLAGGSEAPLTPFTIAQMKAMKIYSSGGDEYPNRAGDLSKTKNTLVLGEGAGITCIEVGKAENALAYISGYGYATELLSHGVSLSAEAECLQKSMKMAIGDTPLHEIDAIVMHAPGTIKGDNAEFTAIQKIFGANLPQLTTNKWKTGHTFGTSGILSVELGVLMLQHQTFIGLPFSGEPHTKPASLKKILVNAVGFGGNAVSLLITK encoded by the coding sequence ATGGTACTGCTGTCTGGCAAAGCTATCTCAACCCTGAAACAAATATACATGATATGGAGATGGGGGGGGCAGGCCGTTTCTGTGGCTGCATTATCTGAAAATCTAAAGCATGAAGTTGAAGCTTTAAAACACTCTGAGCATAAATATATCCATCTTGATGATTCTGTACTGTATGCTATCCTAGCTTCACGGAAAGCTATTGAGCAAGCAGGCTGGGGAAATGATTCAACATTCGGGATTAATATAGGCTCATCACGCGGCGCGACAGGCCTCTTTGAAAACAATCATAGCGAGTTTATTTCAACCGGTAAAACCAACGTACATACTTCACCTGCTACAACTTTAGGCAATATATCATCATGGGTGGCGCACGACCTTAATAGCTCAGGCCCGGACATCTCACATAGCATTACGTGCTCAACATCGCTACACGCCATTTTAAACGGTATTGCATGGCTTAATGCAGGCATGGCAGATAAATTCCTTGCCGGGGGCAGCGAGGCGCCACTCACGCCCTTCACCATCGCACAAATGAAGGCCATGAAAATTTATTCTTCAGGAGGAGATGAATATCCTAACAGGGCAGGCGACTTATCCAAAACAAAAAACACACTAGTGCTTGGTGAAGGCGCAGGTATTACATGCATTGAAGTGGGTAAGGCTGAAAATGCACTGGCGTACATCAGCGGATACGGGTATGCCACCGAATTACTCTCGCACGGCGTATCTCTTTCTGCAGAAGCGGAATGCTTGCAAAAGTCAATGAAGATGGCAATTGGAGATACACCGTTACATGAAATTGATGCTATTGTTATGCACGCACCCGGGACGATTAAAGGCGATAACGCCGAGTTTACAGCTATCCAAAAAATCTTTGGAGCCAATCTTCCGCAGTTAACCACAAACAAATGGAAAACCGGGCACACTTTCGGCACATCGGGAATCTTATCCGTAGAGCTTGGTGTGCTTATGCTACAGCACCAGACTTTTATTGGCCTGCCCTTTTCAGGTGAGCCTCACACAAAGCCTGCATCACTGAAAAAGATTTTGGTAAACGCAGTCGGATTTGGTGGTAACGCGGTATCATTGTTGATTACAAAATAA